A region from the Carassius carassius chromosome 33, fCarCar2.1, whole genome shotgun sequence genome encodes:
- the LOC132114348 gene encoding leukotriene C4 synthase-like, which yields MMLEQVVLLAAVTVLGLLEQAYFCLKVIQARRKHSVSPPATSGPPAFERIFRAQANSSEYFPIFVFSLWLAGVFFSQALAVLFGLLYLYGRYLYFHGYAESAQGRLEPLYFSAKMLWVLIALAGLGVSCTLTQAYLGLDLLHSFSHVLGLTEHT from the exons ATGATGCTGGAGCAGGTCGTGCTGTTAGCAGCCGTCACAGTGCTGGGACTGCTGGAGCAAG CGTACTTCTGTCTGAAGGTGATCCAGGCGAGGAGGAAGCACTCGGTCTCCCCTCCTGCCACCTCCGGTCCTCCGGCGTTTGAGAGGATCTTTCGAGCCCA AGCAAACTCTTCTGAATATTTCCCCATATTCGTCTTCTCGCTTTGGCTGGCTGGAGTTTTCTTCAGTCAAG CGCTGGCAGTGTTGTTCGGGCTGCTGTATCTTTATGGACGGTATCTGTACTTCCACGGCTATGCAGAATCTGCTCAGGGCAG ACTGGAGCCGCTGTACTTCAGTGCAAAGATGCTGTGGGTGCTGATCGCTCTGGCCGGGCTGGGGGTCAGCTGCACCCTCACACAGGCCTATCTGGGACTGGACCTGCTGCACTCCTTTAGTCATGTTCTGGGCCTGACCGAACACACATGA